Below is a window of Leucobacter sp. Psy1 DNA.
CACCTGGAAGTCCTCATGGGACTGTTCGAACCGGGAGGATCGACCGGAGTCGCGCCGTACACGCACGGTGCATCTGAAGAAGTCCTGCTGGTGCTCGCCGGCACGGTCGAGGTGACGGTGGGCCACGACACCTACACGCTCGGCGAGTTCGACTCCCTGCACTATCACAGCAACGAACCGCACCGCGTCGCCGAAGCCACGGGATCCGCGCACGCCCGCGTGCTCTGGACCATGGCACCACCCACCTACTAGCGCGGACTTACGAGCGCCGCCGCCCGGCGCACCACGAGCCCCCCGAACGCTCGAAGACGACGACCCCACCACTACGACGGAGTACCCCATGCATGATTTCGTGAACGGCAGCATCTCGCACTGGATGACCCAGGCGAGCGCCGCGAGCGCTCCCGACCACCCGAATCGCCATGCGAGCCTGCCTGACGAGGAGCAGGCTCTCGTCATCGTCGGCGGCGGTTTGACCGGCCTGTGGACGGCCTACTACGCCATCACGCAGCACCCCGAATGGAAGATCACGGTGCTCGAGGCGGAGCAGGTCGGCTACGGGGGTTCCGGTCGCAACGGCGGGTGGCTTTCGACCCTGATCCCGGGCAATCGTGCGGTCTATGCGCGTGCGGCGGAGCGGCAGGGCCGAGATGGCGCTGCGGCGGTGCGCGCGTTCCAGCGCGAGATGTCGGGCGCGATCGATGAGACGCTCCGTGTGGCGGAGGTGGAAGGCATCGAGGCCGATCAGCACCGTGGCGGCCAGCTCCAGGCCGCGACGACGCCGGCCGCGCTGAAGCGACTGCGCGGCACCTACGCCGCGAACCTGCGGAACGGGTACGCGGAGGACAGCATCGAGCTGCTGAGCGCCGATGAGCTGCAGCAGCGGATCAATATCGCACCGGCTCTTGGTGGCATGTACTACCGGGACACCGTCCGTGTCGATCCCGCGAAACTGACTTTGGGCCTCGCGAGCGCGGTCGAGGCGAAGGGCGTGCAGATCTTCGAGCGCGCCGCGGTGAACTCGATCCGCCCGGGAACCGTGGTCGCGTCGCGCGGCGTCGTGCGGGCCCGGACGGTGCTCAGCTGCGTCGAGGCGTACACGAGCGAGATCGAGAGCGAGGCGCCGGGGTTCGGGAGCCGTCAGCTCATCCCGGTCAACTCCTCGATGATCGTCACCGCCCCGTTGAGCGATGCCGACTGGGAGCGGATCGGCTGGAACGGCCTCGAATGCCTGAACGACGGCGCGCACACCTTCGTCTATGCTCAGCGCACGGCGGACGGCAGGATCGCCATCGGGGGTCGCGGTACCCCTTACGCCTACAACTCGGGGACTCCGGGCCTCGGTGCCGTCGATGACGCGACGATCCAGACGCTCAAGGATCGCCTCGACTACTTCTTCCCCGGAACGCGCTTCTCGATCGATCACGCGTGGCGCGGCGCCATCGGGGTGACCAGGGACTGGTGCGCCGGCATCTTCTTCGACCCCGAGACGCGGATCGGCACGGCGCGGGGATACGCGGGTCACGGGCTGACCGCGACGAACCTCGCCGCGCGCACGCTGCTCGATCGCGTGAGCGGCGAGTGGACGGACCTCACGGCGCTCCCGTGGAACGACCACGAGTCGGGCACGTGGGAGCCCGAGCCCATCCGCTGGACCGGCGTGCACACCATGTACCGGCTGTTCGGCGTCGCCGACCGCTGGGAAGAGGCGCGGCACTCGGAAGACACCTCACTCATCGCACGATTCGGATCCCGACTGGCAGGACTGCACGAATGACCACGAATATCTCGACGACGCCGTCGATCGACACCGACCAGGGTGCGCCCCGCCGCCGCGGACTCCCGCGCGGCGTGTGGACCCTCGCGTTCACCGAACTCTGGGAGCGCTACTCCTTCTACGGCCTGCAGGGCATCCTCTCGTTCTACCTGCTCTACGCCCTCGTTGACGGCGGCCTCGAAGTGGCGCCGGCGGCAGCCGCGGGTATCGTCGGCGCCTATGGGGGATCGGTGTACCTCGCCCAGATCTTGGGCGCGTGGCTCGGCGACCGACTCGTCACCCCGAAGAGCATGGTGCTCTGGGGTGCCGTCGTCATCACCGCAGGGCACATCGTGCTCGCGTTCGTGCCCGACTTCCTGGGGCTCGCGATTGGCCTCATCCTGATCGTGTTGGGTACCGGCGCGTTGAAGACGAACATCACTTCGATCGTCGGTTTCATCGTCGAGGGCCGGTCGCAGCAGACACGCGACGTGAGCTTCTCGTACTTCTACATGTCGATCAACATCGGTGCGGTGGTCGGGCCGCTGTCGACGGGCTTCGCCCAGAACCAGTGGGGCTTCCACTTCGGGTTCGGCCTGGCGGCGATCGGCATGATCGCCGCGCTGATTCAGTACCTGTACTCGATGAAGCACCTGCCCGAGCGTGCACGCCTCGTGAACAATCCGCTCCCGTCGAAGCGTCTGCCGCTCGCGATCGGCATCGGCGTCGCCGCGGTCGCGGTCATCGTGATCGCCGCCGTCAGCGGTATGCTGCGGGCTGAGAACCTGTCGACTACGACCACGATCCTCGCGCTCCTCGCGGCTGCGGCGTACTTCATCACCATGTCGACGTCGAAGCAGGTGACCTCTGACGAGCGTCGCCGGGTGTTGGCGTTCCTGCCGCTGTTCCTCGCGGCGGGCATCTATTTCGGTCTGCTCTTCCAGAAATTCACGGCGATCTCGATCATGATCACCGAGCGCATCGATCTCTCGATCGGCAGCTGGACCTTCCCGGTCGCCTGGATCACCACCGCGAGTCCGCTGGCCGCCGTGCT
It encodes the following:
- a CDS encoding peptide MFS transporter; translated protein: MTTNISTTPSIDTDQGAPRRRGLPRGVWTLAFTELWERYSFYGLQGILSFYLLYALVDGGLEVAPAAAAGIVGAYGGSVYLAQILGAWLGDRLVTPKSMVLWGAVVITAGHIVLAFVPDFLGLAIGLILIVLGTGALKTNITSIVGFIVEGRSQQTRDVSFSYFYMSINIGAVVGPLSTGFAQNQWGFHFGFGLAAIGMIAALIQYLYSMKHLPERARLVNNPLPSKRLPLAIGIGVAAVAVIVIAAVSGMLRAENLSTTTTILALLAAAAYFITMSTSKQVTSDERRRVLAFLPLFLAAGIYFGLLFQKFTAISIMITERIDLSIGSWTFPVAWITTASPLAAVLITPLIARLWNLMGDRQPSPVTKFAIGLIQIGCAYFFLLLVSELAGDAFIPLALIILFMAMAGSSEVFVGPIGLSVATRIGPQAFKSQVVGLNFLTLALGSSLSGLLGQLFTLIDEPTYYIIVAVTGAVLGLALFLTRKPLSTALNSGL
- a CDS encoding FAD-binding oxidoreductase, producing MHDFVNGSISHWMTQASAASAPDHPNRHASLPDEEQALVIVGGGLTGLWTAYYAITQHPEWKITVLEAEQVGYGGSGRNGGWLSTLIPGNRAVYARAAERQGRDGAAAVRAFQREMSGAIDETLRVAEVEGIEADQHRGGQLQAATTPAALKRLRGTYAANLRNGYAEDSIELLSADELQQRINIAPALGGMYYRDTVRVDPAKLTLGLASAVEAKGVQIFERAAVNSIRPGTVVASRGVVRARTVLSCVEAYTSEIESEAPGFGSRQLIPVNSSMIVTAPLSDADWERIGWNGLECLNDGAHTFVYAQRTADGRIAIGGRGTPYAYNSGTPGLGAVDDATIQTLKDRLDYFFPGTRFSIDHAWRGAIGVTRDWCAGIFFDPETRIGTARGYAGHGLTATNLAARTLLDRVSGEWTDLTALPWNDHESGTWEPEPIRWTGVHTMYRLFGVADRWEEARHSEDTSLIARFGSRLAGLHE